One window of the Niallia circulans genome contains the following:
- a CDS encoding sensor histidine kinase: MLQLLPLMIERVGILVIFAFLLSRIKIFRSIIHHESQWHDKLSLILIFGVFGIISNYTGVEILKGSISTHTWQHELDVSSAIANTRIMGVAIGGMIGGPLVGLGVGLIAGLHRLTLGGFTALACGLSTIAAGLLTGLLGRKYSIKQDSASKAVIIGITMEIIQMLFILLIAVPFELAFELVKIIAFPMIVINGFGMLIFIYIIQNILLEEEKTKAAQTNIALNIAQSTLAYFRQGLNPESSKQVAKIMLKATNADAVSITNRSIVLAHEGLGGDHHIPLEKTSTKLTEKVLREGNILIAKKKDEIQCSNQACPLHAAILLPLKANNKTVGTLKLYFANPKNIQLVEYTLAEGLSKLFSLQLELAEAELQQKLWKDAEIKALQAQVHPHFLFNSMNTISALIRTDGEKARQMIQRLSTYFRSNIQGAKNMLIPLSQELEHVHAFLALEEARFPNKFIIKESIEPELKKVLIPPFTLQPLVENSIRHGFSKGTVGTITICAYREKDRMVLITEDDGKGMSEDTLYMIGQKNISSSTGTGTALWNIQERVKKLYAEKGKFTIESEWNRGTKVMITLPSKEPSIWREVDD; this comes from the coding sequence TTGCTGCAATTACTTCCACTAATGATTGAACGAGTCGGTATTTTAGTTATTTTTGCCTTCTTATTATCGAGAATAAAGATTTTCCGATCGATTATTCATCATGAGTCACAATGGCACGATAAACTATCGTTAATTCTTATCTTTGGCGTCTTCGGAATAATTAGTAATTATACTGGAGTCGAAATATTAAAAGGAAGTATTAGCACCCATACATGGCAGCATGAATTAGATGTTTCAAGTGCTATTGCTAACACAAGAATTATGGGGGTAGCCATTGGTGGAATGATTGGTGGCCCATTAGTTGGCCTGGGAGTAGGATTAATAGCTGGCCTTCACCGATTAACTTTAGGTGGATTCACTGCACTAGCTTGTGGATTATCTACCATTGCTGCTGGATTATTGACTGGACTGCTTGGGAGGAAATACTCCATTAAACAGGATTCCGCAAGCAAAGCAGTGATTATCGGCATCACCATGGAAATTATTCAAATGCTATTTATCCTTTTAATTGCTGTCCCTTTTGAGCTTGCATTCGAACTTGTCAAAATCATTGCTTTTCCAATGATTGTCATTAATGGGTTTGGAATGCTGATTTTCATCTATATCATTCAAAATATTCTGTTAGAGGAAGAAAAAACGAAAGCAGCACAAACGAATATTGCTTTAAATATTGCTCAATCTACGCTTGCTTACTTTCGTCAAGGACTAAATCCTGAATCTAGCAAGCAAGTTGCTAAAATTATGCTAAAAGCTACTAATGCTGATGCAGTATCCATAACGAATCGATCCATTGTTTTGGCACATGAGGGGCTCGGCGGAGATCATCATATCCCATTAGAGAAAACTTCTACCAAACTAACAGAAAAAGTGTTAAGGGAAGGAAATATTCTTATAGCGAAAAAGAAAGACGAGATTCAATGCAGCAATCAAGCATGTCCGTTGCACGCTGCCATTTTGTTACCATTGAAAGCAAATAATAAAACTGTCGGCACTCTTAAATTATATTTTGCCAATCCCAAAAATATTCAATTAGTAGAATATACTTTGGCAGAAGGGTTAAGCAAGTTATTTTCTTTACAGCTTGAATTAGCAGAAGCAGAATTACAACAAAAATTATGGAAGGATGCAGAAATTAAAGCATTGCAAGCACAAGTTCATCCTCATTTTCTTTTTAACAGTATGAACACCATATCTGCGCTAATTCGTACAGATGGAGAAAAAGCGCGGCAGATGATCCAAAGATTATCTACTTATTTCCGCAGCAACATACAAGGGGCTAAAAATATGCTGATCCCTTTAAGTCAAGAATTAGAGCATGTTCATGCCTTTTTAGCATTAGAAGAAGCGAGATTTCCCAATAAGTTTATTATAAAAGAGTCCATAGAGCCGGAATTAAAAAAAGTCCTTATTCCGCCGTTTACATTACAACCTCTAGTAGAAAACTCCATTCGTCACGGTTTTTCCAAGGGTACAGTTGGGACCATCACGATATGTGCATATAGAGAGAAAGATAGGATGGTATTAATTACAGAAGACGATGGGAAAGGCATGAGTGAGGACACTCTATACATGATTGGGCAAAAAAATATATCCTCCAGTACAGGAACAGGTACGGCACTTTGGAATATTCAGGAACGAGTGAAAAAGTTATATGCGGAGAAAGGCAAATTCACCATTGAAAGTGAATGGAATAGAGGAACAAAGGTGATGATTACATTGCCTTCTAAGGAACCAAGCATATGGAGGGAAGTAGATGATTAA
- a CDS encoding NAD-dependent epimerase/dehydratase family protein, with protein MSIIDIKILITGVTGTLGGEVAKRYLKEGAMVKGLVRDEKSYKEMKEIGIEPIIGELTNRGSLVEAAKDIDIIIHCAAYLGEDLEKAMNSNVIGVENLASVAIELGIKRFVHISTLSVYGEPTEGYFDENLPITESHPEVYIKTKAHSERILNKYKNNGLGLIILRPGAICAEKNSYWGDRQVERMINTDIVNWVNPDDLIPWVHRDNLIEMIFVAILKGISGEIYNAIDGNYPDKEYRLELINAIGKKYILPERRLERPIYSNKKIKGLGYMPVKTLEETISNLKKLALEHNTYIN; from the coding sequence ATGTCAATAATTGATATAAAGATATTGATTACAGGAGTAACAGGGACTTTAGGTGGTGAGGTTGCAAAAAGATATTTAAAGGAAGGTGCAATGGTCAAAGGGTTAGTAAGAGACGAAAAGAGTTATAAAGAAATGAAAGAAATCGGCATAGAACCAATTATAGGAGAACTTACTAATCGAGGTTCATTAGTAGAAGCAGCTAAAGATATTGATATTATTATTCATTGTGCGGCTTATTTAGGCGAGGATTTAGAGAAAGCGATGAATTCAAATGTAATTGGTGTGGAAAATTTAGCGAGCGTAGCAATAGAATTAGGTATAAAGAGATTTGTACATATATCAACTTTATCCGTTTATGGCGAGCCAACAGAGGGATATTTTGATGAAAATTTACCAATTACAGAAAGTCATCCGGAAGTATATATTAAGACTAAAGCTCATTCTGAAAGAATTCTTAATAAGTATAAAAATAATGGACTCGGCTTAATCATTTTAAGACCTGGAGCGATTTGTGCAGAGAAAAACTCCTATTGGGGTGATAGACAAGTTGAACGGATGATAAATACCGACATTGTTAACTGGGTAAATCCAGATGACCTTATACCATGGGTACATAGAGATAATTTGATTGAAATGATTTTTGTCGCTATATTAAAGGGTATTAGTGGTGAAATTTATAATGCAATTGATGGAAACTATCCTGATAAAGAATATAGATTAGAATTAATAAATGCTATAGGTAAAAAATATATACTACCAGAGCGCAGATTAGAACGTCCAATTTATTCTAATAAAAAAATCAAAGGATTAGGATATATGCCAGTTAAAACATTGGAAGAAACTATTTCTAACCTTAAGAAACTTGCGTTGGAGCACAATACATATATTAACTAA
- a CDS encoding lysozyme inhibitor LprI family protein encodes MKKISITLFIVFLLGITACSKSSIDDSNNNKSEPNNTSSNTDTFNDSETDENSINNPEKEDHIEPNNNSDKEFSTNSISEVKENEIKPETSTPDKMNKKREEVLDNIQKELTALPDKIEGSRQEFLERLDSIQRELDSLPDKKYSDTGTTNAMKNYYGISDEKYDIALNRIYDLLKKELSPKTLESLQMEEIKWIEQKEAEADKERQKYAGKTNEWVAYYISSYELTKERCYELVNKFITD; translated from the coding sequence ATGAAGAAAATTTCAATAACCCTATTCATCGTTTTTTTACTAGGCATAACAGCTTGTAGCAAATCATCTATTGATGATTCAAACAATAATAAGTCTGAACCAAATAATACATCAAGTAATACGGATACATTTAATGATTCAGAAACTGATGAAAATAGTATTAACAATCCGGAGAAAGAAGATCATATTGAACCAAATAATAATTCAGACAAAGAATTTTCGACAAATTCAATTAGTGAAGTAAAGGAAAATGAAATTAAGCCAGAAACAAGCACACCAGATAAAATGAACAAAAAAAGGGAAGAGGTTTTAGATAATATTCAAAAAGAACTTACTGCCTTACCCGACAAAATAGAGGGAAGTAGACAAGAGTTTTTAGAGAGACTAGATAGCATCCAGAGAGAACTGGATTCCTTACCAGATAAAAAATATTCAGATACAGGTACAACTAATGCCATGAAAAACTATTATGGAATTTCTGATGAGAAGTATGACATTGCTTTAAATAGGATATATGATTTACTAAAGAAAGAGTTATCTCCTAAGACATTGGAGAGTTTACAAATGGAAGAAATCAAATGGATAGAACAGAAAGAAGCTGAGGCAGATAAAGAGAGACAAAAATATGCTGGAAAAACCAATGAGTGGGTTGCTTATTATATATCATCTTACGAATTAACCAAAGAACGATGTTATGAATTAGTTAACAAGTTTATAACGGATTAA
- a CDS encoding viroplasmin family protein — MAAKKYYVVWNGRKTGIFSTWAECEKQTKGFKGASFKSFPTLEEAEKAFKQDGNISKSASKSSSAQKQSNQTLAAIEENSISVDAACSGNPGMMEYQGVDTKTGEVLFHYGPVFGTNNIGEFLGIVHALSLLQKQGKNTTIYSDSMTALAWVRNKKANTTLVRDKRTEELWQLIERAEKWLKQNNYSNKILKWDTNKYGEIKADFGRK, encoded by the coding sequence ATGGCAGCAAAAAAATATTATGTAGTATGGAATGGTAGAAAAACAGGGATTTTCTCTACTTGGGCGGAATGTGAAAAGCAAACAAAAGGTTTTAAAGGAGCTTCTTTTAAGTCATTTCCTACTTTGGAGGAAGCAGAAAAAGCCTTTAAGCAAGATGGAAATATATCAAAATCAGCATCCAAAAGTTCTTCCGCTCAAAAACAATCTAATCAAACATTGGCGGCGATTGAGGAAAATAGCATTTCTGTTGATGCGGCATGTAGTGGTAATCCTGGAATGATGGAATATCAAGGCGTTGATACGAAAACAGGAGAAGTTCTTTTCCATTATGGTCCAGTATTCGGTACGAATAATATTGGCGAATTTTTAGGAATTGTACATGCATTAAGTCTTTTGCAAAAACAAGGCAAGAACACCACCATATACAGTGATAGTATGACGGCGTTAGCTTGGGTACGTAATAAAAAGGCTAATACAACATTAGTAAGAGATAAGCGTACAGAAGAATTGTGGCAATTAATTGAGCGTGCCGAAAAATGGCTGAAGCAAAATAACTATTCAAATAAAATTCTAAAATGGGATACGAATAAGTATGGTGAAATCAAAGCAGACTTCGGTCGTAAGTAA
- a CDS encoding winged helix-turn-helix transcriptional regulator: MERESYLFEGNLKDTGFGYTLSLIGGKYKMTVLYALYLNNNPIRYNQLKRRLGNISFKTLTNTLKELESDQLINRKEYPQVPPKVEYSLSDKGLSLIPVLDAICYWGEEQLDKRKEVTMKGNNN, translated from the coding sequence ATGGAAAGAGAATCTTATCTATTTGAAGGGAATTTGAAGGATACTGGTTTTGGATATACTTTGTCATTAATTGGTGGAAAATACAAAATGACAGTTTTATATGCTTTATATTTAAACAATAACCCTATTCGCTATAACCAGTTGAAACGGAGGCTTGGCAATATTTCTTTTAAAACACTAACCAATACATTAAAGGAACTAGAGAGTGATCAACTAATTAATCGGAAGGAATATCCTCAAGTGCCTCCAAAAGTAGAATATTCTTTATCAGATAAGGGTTTGTCACTGATTCCTGTATTAGATGCAATTTGCTATTGGGGGGAAGAACAATTGGATAAAAGGAAGGAAGTCACGATGAAAGGGAACAATAACTAA
- the dacB gene encoding D-alanyl-D-alanine carboxypeptidase/D-alanyl-D-alanine endopeptidase produces MTLWKKGIIVVMLFSIFLSGSTPNTFSPKVFAAEDHKKATLSTALESLLNIEPELKGSLAGISIREQETGKIVYEHMADLRLTPASNMKLLTSAAALNILGEDYQFITEIYGDGRVEDAHLKGNLYIKGNGDTSLLASDLAKLSKEIKRKGISYIDGDIIGDDSWYDNIPFSSDLAWSDESTYYGAPISALTLSPDKEYDAGTVLLEIKPGKKKNEPVIINTLPRTSEIKIVNNGITADKESAASLKVNREHNSKVVTITGSLPIDDSLKKEWVSVHDPTSYTLDVFQQALKKEGIQWKGVVKKGRTPQIASILTTHSSIPLRELLLPLLKLSNNTIAETLIKELGVVKKGEGSFAKGLEALEEELVAFHLDPTKMVIRDGSGISPIDFISANDLSLFLYEVQAQPWFPSFSQSLPVSGHEEKMIGGTLRHRLNSENTKGKILAKTGTLTSVSSLSGYMESKTGKKYIFSILLNHLTDEDKGKKIEDKIMETLAEY; encoded by the coding sequence ATGACTTTATGGAAAAAGGGAATAATAGTAGTAATGTTATTCTCTATATTCTTGTCTGGAAGCACACCTAACACATTTTCACCGAAAGTATTCGCAGCAGAAGATCATAAAAAAGCTACATTGTCCACGGCACTTGAATCACTGTTAAATATAGAACCAGAACTAAAAGGAAGTTTAGCAGGAATTAGCATTCGCGAACAAGAAACAGGGAAAATTGTTTATGAACATATGGCCGATTTACGACTAACGCCAGCTTCTAATATGAAGTTACTAACTTCAGCAGCAGCATTGAACATTTTAGGAGAAGACTATCAATTTATTACAGAAATTTATGGAGATGGAAGAGTAGAAGATGCTCATTTAAAAGGAAACTTATACATAAAAGGAAATGGGGATACAAGCCTTTTAGCCTCTGATTTAGCAAAACTCTCGAAAGAAATTAAAAGGAAAGGGATTAGCTATATAGATGGAGATATAATAGGCGATGACTCCTGGTATGACAACATTCCTTTTTCAAGTGATTTGGCATGGAGTGATGAATCTACCTATTACGGGGCCCCAATTTCCGCTTTAACACTATCACCAGATAAAGAATATGACGCAGGTACTGTATTGCTTGAAATAAAACCTGGTAAGAAAAAAAATGAACCCGTCATAATCAATACTTTGCCAAGAACAAGCGAAATTAAAATTGTCAATAATGGTATAACAGCAGATAAAGAATCTGCTGCAAGTTTAAAAGTTAACAGAGAACATAACAGTAAAGTAGTAACAATAACAGGAAGCCTTCCAATTGACGATTCCTTAAAAAAAGAGTGGGTATCTGTTCATGATCCTACAAGCTATACATTAGATGTGTTTCAACAAGCTTTAAAGAAAGAAGGAATACAGTGGAAAGGGGTGGTCAAAAAAGGAAGAACACCACAAATTGCTTCTATCCTTACCACTCATTCTTCGATTCCTCTCCGTGAATTGCTACTTCCATTGCTGAAATTAAGTAATAATACAATTGCTGAGACATTAATCAAGGAATTGGGAGTAGTCAAAAAAGGAGAAGGTAGCTTTGCAAAAGGACTCGAGGCCTTAGAAGAAGAATTAGTGGCTTTTCATCTTGATCCAACTAAGATGGTTATTCGAGATGGGTCCGGTATATCGCCTATAGATTTTATTTCAGCAAACGACTTAAGTTTGTTTTTATATGAAGTACAAGCACAACCATGGTTTCCCTCATTTAGTCAATCATTACCTGTATCAGGTCACGAGGAAAAAATGATTGGCGGAACACTGCGCCATCGATTGAATTCTGAGAATACTAAAGGAAAAATCCTCGCAAAAACGGGGACACTTACCTCTGTAAGTTCATTATCTGGCTACATGGAAAGCAAAACAGGCAAGAAATATATTTTTTCTATTTTATTGAACCATCTAACGGATGAAGATAAGGGAAAAAAGATTGAGGATAAGATAATGGAAACATTGGCAGAATATTGA
- a CDS encoding GNAT family N-acetyltransferase — MDIRKPNDLELKMVLSLSPQAIFDGTLGQVETTKEKIDQLVKPLLEKGSYYLIATKNNKIMGWIFIGTSKDQFTDRMNGFIYELFVIEEFRGKGISKLLMRAGIDHLKQDGYSEIRLSAFSGNHAIKLYEKLGFNIRTITMSLQL, encoded by the coding sequence ATGGATATTAGAAAACCTAATGATCTTGAATTAAAAATGGTATTATCTCTTTCGCCACAAGCTATTTTTGATGGTACTTTAGGACAAGTTGAAACTACGAAGGAAAAAATTGACCAGCTTGTTAAACCACTTTTGGAAAAAGGAAGCTACTATTTAATAGCCACAAAAAACAACAAAATAATGGGCTGGATTTTTATAGGGACAAGCAAAGACCAATTTACTGATAGGATGAATGGATTTATTTACGAGCTATTTGTTATAGAAGAATTCAGAGGGAAAGGAATCTCCAAACTGTTAATGAGAGCAGGTATTGACCATCTAAAACAAGATGGATATTCAGAAATCCGTCTAAGTGCATTTTCAGGGAATCACGCAATTAAACTGTATGAGAAATTGGGATTTAACATCAGGACAATTACTATGAGTTTACAGTTATAA
- a CDS encoding nucleoside hydrolase, whose translation MKKKVYFNHDAGIDDLVSLFLLLQMDEVDLIGVSVIPADGYLEPGISASRKIIDRFGQGPVEVARSNSRGVNPFPKEWRMHTFYVDALPILNESGEINTPESELPAHEHLIKTVRGNPDKTTLLFTGPLTDLARALEIAPDIQEKIEKLVWMGGTFLEVGNVQEPEHDGTAEWNAFWDPWAVAAVWASDLQIEMVALESTNQVPLTLSVRNHWASLRKFTGIDFVGQCYAACPPLVHVETNSTYYLWDVLTTATIGKKELVKMKEVKSIALTEAPSQGRTLISDNGRAVSVVYDVKRDDFFAYITDLAKMAKNNL comes from the coding sequence TTGAAAAAGAAAGTATATTTTAATCATGATGCCGGAATTGATGATTTAGTTTCTCTGTTTCTTCTCTTACAAATGGATGAAGTAGACTTAATTGGTGTATCAGTTATCCCAGCAGATGGCTATTTAGAACCAGGCATCAGTGCAAGTAGAAAGATTATTGATCGATTTGGTCAAGGACCAGTAGAAGTTGCTAGATCTAATTCTCGCGGGGTTAATCCATTTCCGAAAGAATGGAGAATGCACACGTTTTATGTGGATGCCTTGCCGATTTTAAATGAAAGCGGTGAAATAAATACCCCTGAAAGTGAACTTCCAGCACATGAACATTTAATTAAAACAGTAAGGGGAAATCCCGATAAAACAACACTCTTATTTACTGGACCGCTGACAGATTTAGCAAGAGCACTTGAAATCGCTCCAGATATTCAAGAAAAAATTGAAAAATTAGTCTGGATGGGTGGAACATTTTTAGAGGTTGGTAATGTACAGGAACCAGAACATGATGGAACTGCTGAATGGAATGCTTTTTGGGATCCTTGGGCAGTTGCAGCTGTTTGGGCTAGTGATTTACAGATTGAAATGGTAGCGCTAGAAAGTACGAATCAAGTTCCACTAACCCTCTCTGTCCGCAATCATTGGGCATCATTAAGAAAATTTACAGGGATTGATTTTGTTGGTCAATGCTATGCTGCATGTCCTCCTCTTGTTCATGTAGAAACGAACTCTACCTATTATCTTTGGGATGTACTAACAACAGCAACGATTGGAAAAAAAGAACTAGTTAAAATGAAAGAAGTTAAATCAATTGCTTTAACAGAAGCGCCGTCCCAAGGGAGAACCTTAATAAGTGACAATGGCCGGGCTGTTTCTGTTGTATATGATGTAAAGAGAGATGACTTTTTCGCATACATTACCGACTTAGCAAAAATGGCGAAAAATAATTTATAA
- a CDS encoding NAD(P)H-dependent oxidoreductase has product MKTIVYAHPWEGSYNHAILTSIMKDLEAKKETFQVIDLYKDGFNPVFTAAELAQFNRGETPYELVKDYQKKLSQATELIFIFPVWWWDLPAILKGFIDKVMLSGFAFLEDKTTGALKGLLTNIEKTTVISTSTTDKDYIESEGGNAIQGVFINRTLADLGVKNEYTKWIHFSRVNLTTDEKRKQFLREITQEI; this is encoded by the coding sequence ATGAAAACAATTGTCTATGCACATCCATGGGAAGGAAGCTATAATCATGCAATCTTAACTTCTATCATGAAAGACTTAGAAGCTAAGAAAGAAACATTTCAAGTGATCGATCTTTATAAAGACGGGTTTAATCCCGTATTTACAGCAGCAGAATTGGCGCAATTTAATAGAGGAGAAACACCTTACGAATTAGTTAAGGACTATCAAAAAAAATTGAGTCAGGCAACTGAGTTGATTTTTATATTTCCTGTCTGGTGGTGGGACTTACCTGCTATTCTAAAAGGGTTTATTGATAAAGTGATGTTGAGCGGATTCGCTTTTCTAGAGGATAAAACAACAGGTGCTTTGAAAGGGTTATTGACAAATATAGAAAAAACAACTGTGATTTCAACTTCTACAACGGATAAAGATTATATTGAATCTGAAGGAGGCAATGCTATTCAAGGAGTTTTCATTAACCGAACTTTAGCTGACCTGGGAGTTAAAAACGAATACACTAAATGGATTCATTTTTCTAGAGTTAACTTAACAACAGATGAGAAGAGGAAGCAATTTTTAAGAGAAATAACCCAAGAAATTTAA
- a CDS encoding LytR/AlgR family response regulator transcription factor: MIKALIVEDEPLARDELKYLLKRSSKIEIVAECDDLETALYIIDNQKIDVIFLDIQLGEDNGMNLAEQLKHTANRPEIVFATAYDEYALQAFDVNAVDYILKPFEEERINQTILKIQNQRSETKEETQGKAPSKPSLQSNKLAVTANDKIKIIDLDKIVYISAQNGKTLLITEEEELVITFTLTQLEQKLVNSPIMKVHRSFLVNKEKICEIEPWFNSTYLLCMNNGEKVPLSRNYTKEIKQLFGF; the protein is encoded by the coding sequence ATGATTAAAGCATTAATTGTCGAAGACGAACCATTAGCAAGAGATGAATTAAAATATCTCTTGAAAAGAAGCAGCAAAATAGAGATAGTGGCCGAATGTGATGATTTGGAAACAGCTCTGTACATAATTGATAATCAAAAAATAGACGTTATTTTCTTAGATATTCAACTTGGGGAAGATAATGGAATGAATTTAGCGGAACAGTTAAAGCATACCGCAAATCGCCCGGAAATTGTCTTTGCAACTGCATATGATGAATATGCACTTCAAGCTTTTGACGTAAATGCTGTCGATTATATATTAAAACCGTTTGAAGAAGAACGAATTAATCAAACGATTTTAAAGATCCAGAATCAGCGGAGCGAAACTAAAGAAGAAACACAAGGAAAAGCGCCAAGCAAACCGTCTCTTCAAAGTAATAAGTTAGCCGTCACAGCCAATGACAAAATAAAGATTATTGATTTAGATAAAATCGTCTATATAAGTGCACAAAATGGCAAAACATTGCTAATTACAGAAGAAGAGGAATTGGTCATTACTTTTACATTAACGCAATTAGAGCAAAAGTTAGTAAATAGTCCCATTATGAAAGTACATCGGTCTTTTTTAGTTAATAAAGAAAAAATTTGTGAAATCGAACCATGGTTTAATTCTACGTATTTACTATGCATGAATAATGGCGAAAAAGTGCCTTTAAGTAGAAACTATACAAAAGAGATTAAACAATTATTCGGATTTTAA
- a CDS encoding Fpg/Nei family DNA glycosylase, whose amino-acid sequence MPELPEMENYKILLNKLITTQPITSIAVNREKSINITKQSFENQLVNTTILRVERRAKHLLFYLNNQKVLLLHLMLGGWMFFGTEKEKPNRTIQIQLTFGENHLYFIGLRLGYLHLLTLEECKERLNDLGPDPIEPHFTENSFQNIINSRKGTIKLKLVDQHFISGIGNCYSDEICFDAQILPTRKLEDLKEMELNKLYNSILKILRAATHMGGYMEHPLYIGDKKTGGYDKLCKVYDREGEICPRCQHKIVFIKVSSKKCFYCPGCQF is encoded by the coding sequence ATGCCGGAATTGCCAGAAATGGAAAACTATAAAATCTTATTAAATAAATTGATTACCACTCAACCCATTACCTCGATAGCCGTTAACCGAGAAAAGTCCATTAATATTACGAAACAATCATTTGAGAATCAATTAGTGAATACTACTATTCTTCGCGTGGAAAGGCGTGCGAAACATCTACTCTTTTACTTAAACAATCAAAAGGTTCTTCTATTGCATTTAATGTTAGGTGGATGGATGTTTTTTGGAACCGAAAAAGAAAAACCAAATAGAACCATTCAAATCCAACTAACATTTGGAGAAAATCACTTGTATTTTATTGGACTCCGATTAGGTTATCTACATTTACTAACTCTTGAAGAATGTAAAGAAAGGCTGAACGACTTAGGTCCAGATCCTATTGAACCTCATTTTACTGAAAACAGCTTTCAAAACATCATTAACTCTAGGAAGGGGACAATAAAGCTTAAATTAGTCGATCAACATTTTATCTCAGGTATTGGCAATTGTTACTCCGATGAAATCTGCTTTGATGCGCAAATCTTACCGACTCGGAAACTAGAGGATTTAAAAGAAATGGAGCTAAATAAGCTCTATAATTCCATACTGAAAATATTAAGAGCGGCAACTCATATGGGTGGTTATATGGAGCATCCCCTTTATATAGGGGATAAAAAAACCGGAGGATATGATAAGCTTTGCAAAGTATATGACAGAGAAGGAGAAATATGTCCAAGGTGTCAGCACAAAATAGTATTTATAAAAGTATCTTCTAAAAAGTGTTTTTATTGTCCAGGTTGTCAGTTTTAA